The DNA window TCGCAAAGCCTTCGTTCAGCCACAGGTCGTCCCACCACGCCATCGTAACGAGGTCGCCGAACCACTGGTGCGCCATTTCATGTGCGACGGTTTCGTAGATGCGGCGCTTGGTCGCTTCCGAAGTGAAGCGCGGATCGACCAGCAGCGCGCGTTCGAAGGTAAAGATCGCGCCCCAGTTTTCCATCGCGCTGAAGAACTGGCTCTGGCCCGGCCCGGCGACATTGTCGAGCTTGGGCAGCGGATAGGGCACACCGAAATAGTCGTTATAGTACGGCAGGATCGCGGCTGACGCGTCGAGCGCAAGCTGTGCCTTGCCGGTATTGCCCTTGCCGGTAATGACGCCGACTTCGGTGCTGCCCGCCATCTTGGTCGCGCGATCGAGTTCGCCAAGGCCGAAGAAGAGCAGGTAGGACGACATTTTCGGCGACGTGCCGAACGTCACGCGGGTCTTGCCGCCGCCAAGGTTGGTCGAGCTTTTGACCGGCATGTTACCCACCGCCATCAGTCCGGTGGGGACCACCGCCGACAGATCGAACGTCGCCTTGTAGCTCGGCTCGTCGAAGCTGGGCACGAAACGGCGCGCATCGGGCGCTTCGAACTGGGTGAAGAGCGCGCGCTTCGCCTGCCCCGCATTATCGGTATAATCGAGCGCGAAGAGGCCGTTCGCCTGCTGGTTGATGACGCCCGCATAGGCGATGGCGAGCTTGTATCTGCCGGGCGCGAGCGGCGTGCCGAAGTCGAAGGTCACAGTCTGCGCTTCCGCATCGACCTTTGCAGTGCCTTTCATGGCCTGACCGCTCGCGGGCGTCAGCGTCACGTCGCCGAAAATCAGGTCCGCTGCATTCAGCACGAGCGTCGGCAAGCTCTGGCTCACGGTCACGTCGATGACGGTCTTGCCCGTGAAATTGAGGTTCGCCGCGTCGGGCGTCACCTCGATCGCATAATGGCTGGGCGCGGCGCCGCGCGGAAGCTGGGTGGTGATGCCGGCGGCAGGGCCGGAGGGCGCTGCGCCCTGCGCGAGGGCGGGAACGGCCATGGCCAGCGGGGCTGCTGCGACAAGCAGCGGCAGGATCTTGGTGAGGGACATAGGTTCGACAGACTCCGACACGTCTTGAAGAGGCGCGAGAGAGACTATCGCGCGCCCGATGAACGCGCGATCAACCGTTTCGTCGCATCGGTCAAGCGACGGCATGTCGTTGGTCGAACCATCCTGTGCATTCGTCAAACAATAGGGCGGGAAGGCGGTTGATCAGCCCCGGCCGCGATAGCCCGGCACGTCCTGCGGCGGCAGCCACAGGCCAGCGGGCGGTTCACCCGACTGCCAGAACACGTCGATGGGAATGCCGCCGCGCGGATACCAGTAGCCGCCGATGCGCAGCCAGACCGGGTTCATTTCCGCAAACAGGCGCTCGCCGATGCCCACGGTGCAATCCTCGTGGAAGGCGGCATGATTGCGGAATGCGCCGAGGAAGAGCTTCAGCGATTTCGATTCGACGATGGTCTCGCCGGGCGCATAGTCGATCACCAGATGGGCAAAGTCGGGCTGGCCGGTCACAGGGCAGAGCGAGGTGAACTCGGGCGCGGTGAAGCGGACGAGATAGGGTTTGCCGGGGCGGGGATTGGGCACATAGTCGAGCACTGCCGCTTCCGGGGACGCGGGAAGCGCGCTGGTCTGGCCCAGATGGAGGGGAGGCTTGGAAAGGTCGGTCATGGGCGGCCATCTACGCCATCGCACGGTCAATGTCATGTATCCGCTTCGTTCACTTGCGGTTCAGCGCATCTTGTGCCTTGGCTGGACCGTCATGGGGTCGCTCATTCGTCCGTTGTTGATCGCAGCGCCGCTGCTGCTGGCCGCGCCCGCCCTCGCGCAACAGGGGGAGCAGACCGCGCCCGTTTTCTCCCTGCCGCCCGCCGGATCGGCATCGCCGCCGGATAGCAACCGGCAGGGACCGGAAATCAACATCTACCGCGATCCTCCGGCGCAGAACGCTGCGCCGCCGACCGTCACCCCCACGGTCGTCCCGCCTCCGGTCGCGGTTCAGCCCGCACCAGCGTCCCCCAGGCCCAAGGCGCAGCGCGAACGCCCCGCACCGCCACCGGCGGAGGGGACGCCCGAGCGCACCGCAGCCCCCGATCCCGCGCGGCAGCCCGCAGCCGAAAGCCTCCCGCCCCCGCCGGTGGCTGCGACGCCCGATCCGGCCTCGGCACCGGAGGCCGACGATGCCCTCGCCGGTCGCGAAGCAGCGGCGGCACAAGGCGAAGCCAGCCCGCTTCCTTGGGTCGTCGGCCTGTTGATCGCAGGAGCGGCGGGGATCGCTGTCTTCATGCTGGCGCGGCGTCGGCGCGCGCCTGTCGCGCTGGTCGCGGAACCGGTGATCGAGGCACCGATAGAGACAGCCAGAACCCCTCCCGCGCCCCGCCCGCCCCGGCCCGCTCCGCCGCCACCCGAACCGGTTGCGCCAGATCCTGCCCGTCCGTGGATCGGCATGGACCTGAGCATCACGCAGGCGCGCTTCTCGCTCATGGGCGTCACCATCGCCTACAGCCTGCACCTCACCAACAATGGGGCAGCCACGGCGCAGGATATGCTGGTGCGCGGCGTCATCGGCAACGCCGGTGCGCAGCAGGATGCGCTGCTTCAGGGCTTTCTTGCGGGGCAGGTCGGCCTGCCGCTGCACAGCGTGGTCGGCATCGCGCCCGGTGAGACGCTGACGCTGACAGGCGAGTTGCGGCTCGGTTCCGCTCAGATCGAGCCGGTAACGGTGGGCGAACGCAGCCTGCTGGTCCCGCTTGCCGCCTTCGATTCTGCCTATGGATGGGAAGCAGGACAAGGCCGCACCGTCCGCGCCTTCGTGATCGGGCAGGAGCAGGAGCCGCCCGCCGACCGGCTCGCGCCGCTGCGGCTCGATCGGGGACCGCGCCAGTATCGCCGCCCCGCCGCCCGCGCCGCCGCCGAACTGACCCCGACCTGACAACGCGCAGCGGCCTTTGCCAGTCGGGTCGCCGGGCGTTAAGGCAGGTCCGATCCTTCGCTTTTTCCTTGGGGACGCCATGACCATTTTCGTCACCACCGCCCAGCTTGCCGGGGAACTGGGGCAGGCCGGCCTCATCATCCTCGACGCCACGCTGTTCCTGCCCGGATCAGGGCGGGATGCCCGCGCGGAGTTTGAGGCGGCGCACATAGCTGGCGCGGCCTTTCTCGACCTCGACACGCTCGCCGACCCGGACGATCCCGCGCCGCACATGCTGCCGAGCGACAGCATGATGACGCAGCGGATGCAGGCGTTGGGCGTGCATGGCGACAGCCGCATCGTCGTCTACGACAACAGCCCGATCCGCAGCGCGGCGCGGGCCTGGTGGATGATCCGCGCCTATGGCATCGGCGCATCGCTCGCGATCCTCGACGGCGGCCTCGCCAATTGGCAGGCGGAAGGACGCCCTGTGGAAAGCGGCGCGCAGGCATCCGCATCCGGCACGGCCATCGCGAAGCTGGACCGCGCGCAGGTGCGGTCCAAGGCGGATATACTCGCCAATCTGGAAAGCGGCGCGGCGCAGGTGCTGGATGCGCGGGGAGCGGGCCGCTTCACCGGCGCGGAGGCGGAACCGCGCCCCGGCATGGCATCGGGCCATATCCCCGGTTCCCGCAACCTGCCCTATTCCGCGCTCTTCGCCGCCGATGGCAGCATGAAGTCGGGTGCAGACCTTCGCGCGCTTTATGAGCAGGCCGGGATCGACCTGGACCGTCCGATCGTCACCACCTGCGGCAGCGGCGTCACCGCCGCCATCCTCCTCGCGGGACTGGAGCATCTCGGCAAGGGCGACGTGGCGCTTTATGACGGAAGCTGGTCCGAATGGGGCGCGGATAAAGAGACACCGAAGGCGACAGGTGAAGCGTGAGTGACGAGGACAAGCGCAGACCGCTGACGAAGCTGGCGCAGGCGGGGCGCAAGCCTGAGTGGACGGGGATGCCGGGCCAGCCGGGCGCCATCGTTAGCCCGCCGGTGTGGCGCGCCTCCACCATTCTCTACGACGATGTCGCGCATCTGCGGAAGGCCGCGGGCAGCAGCACGCATGAGCGGCTCTTCTACGGGCGCAAGGGGACGCCGACCGCTTGGTCCCTCGCCGACGCGCTGACGGAGATGGAGCCGGGCGCGGAAGGGACGATGCTCTTTCCCTCGGGGGTGGCGGCAATCGCCTGCGCGTTGATGGCGGTGCTGAAGCCCGGCGACCGGCTGCTGATGGCCGACAGCGCCTATGATCCGACCCGCAACTTCTGCGAGCAGACCCTACGTGGTTTCGGTATCGAAACGATCTATTATGACCCGCAAGCTGTCTCACTCGATGTCTACTTAAAGGACGGTCCGGTCCGCGCGCTGTTCCTCGAAAGCCCCGGCAGCCTGACTTTCGAGGTGCAGGATATTCCCGCCCTCACCGGCTGGGCAAAGGCGAACGGGATCGTCACGCTGATGGACAATACATGGGCGACGCCGCTCTATTTCCCGGCGCTGACCCATGGCGTCGATATTTCGATCCTCGCCTGCACCAAATATATCGTCGGCCATTCCGACGTGATGATGGGCAGCGCCACCGCAACCGCGCAGTGGTTCGGCAGGTTGCGGCAGACCGCCTATCTCTTCGGCCAGATGGTCAGTCCCGACGACGCATGGCTCGCCGCGCGGGGCCTGCGGACGCTGGGCGTGCGGCTGGCGCAGCATCGGGACAGCGCGCTGGCCGTCGCCCGCTGGCTGAAGGACCAGCCGGGCGTCGCGCGGGTGCTGCACCCCGCCCTGCCCGACTGTCCCGGCCATGCGCTGTGGCAGCGGGATTTCAGCGGATCGACGGGGCTGTTCGGCATCGTGCTGGAGGGCGGCGACGAAGCGGCGCGCGCCGCTCTGATCGACGGCCTCCAGCATTTCGGCGTCGGCTATAGCTGGGGCGGGTTCGAGAGTCTGGCTCTCCCCGTCGATCCGGCCCGCTATCGCAGCGCGACGCGGTGGGAAGCGGAAGGGCCGGTGGTGCGCCTGCACATCGGCCTTGAAGATCCGACCGACCTCATCGCCGATCTCGATGCGGGCCTCACCCGGTTCCGGGCATTGCGCGATGGGGGTCGCGCATAGCGGCCGGGTGGACTATATGGGGACCATGCCGCCCGTCGCCCTGCTGCTGATTTTCTTCGCCACGCTCGCCGCGATGGAAGGCTTCGCCTATGTCATGCACCGCTGGGTGATGCACGGGCCGGGCTGGTTCCTGCACGCCAGCCATCACCGCCCCCGCAAGGGCAACTGGGAAGCGAACGACCTTTATTTCGTGATCTTCGCCCTCCCCTCCATCCTGCTGTTGCTGGGCGGAGTGCAATGGGGCTGGGGCGGATGGGCGACGGCCATGGGCGCGGGCATTGCGGGCTATGGTGCGATCTATCTCGGCTTCCACGACATCATCGTGCACCAGCGCATCCGCAACCGCTATGTCGCGCGCTCGCGCTACATGAAGCGGATCGTGCAGGCCCATCGGCTTCATCATGCGGTCGAGACGAAGGAAGGAACGGTCAGCTTCGGCTTCCTCGTCGCGCCGCACCCCACGGACCTGAAGCGGCAACTGGCCGAGAATGGCCGCGCGGGCGTGCGCGCCGCCAGGGGCGCGAACAGCGTCGCCGCCGACGGCTGAACGCCATTGGATTTGACCGGGCGCGCCCTACATCGGCGTGACCCACCCGAAAGGCGCATCTCCATGTCCGCGACCCGCACCGAAACCGACAGCATCGGCGCCATCGAAGTTCCCGCCGACGCCTATTGGGGCGCACAGACCCAGCGCAGCATCGAGAATTTCCCCTTCGGCGCGAGCGAGCGCATGCCCATCGGCATCGTCCATGCGCTGGCCATCGTGAAGCAGGCGGCTGCGCGGGTGAACCGCCGCCACGGCCTCGACGCGACGCTGGCGGACGCCATCGAAGCCGCTGCCGCCGAAGTGATCGCGGGCAAGCATGATGACCAGTTTCCGCTCGTCATCTGGCAGACGGGCAGCGGCACCCAGTCCAACATGAACGTGAACGAAGCGATCGCGGGCCGCGCCAACGAGATGCTGACGGGAACTCGCGGGGGCAAGTCGCCGGTGCACCCCAACGATCATGTGAATGCAGGCCAGTCTTCCAACGACAGTTTCCCGACCGCCATGCACATCGCCGGCGCGCTGGCCGCGCGCGATCATCTGCTGCCTGCACTCGAACGGCTGGAGGCGGCGCTGTTGACGAAGGCGCAGGCATGGGGCCATATCGTCAAGATCGGACGCACCCATCTGCAGGACGCGACACCGCTGACGCTGGGGCAGGAATTTTCCGGCTATCATGCGCAGATCCGCCTCGCCCGGACGCGCAC is part of the Sphingobium amiense genome and encodes:
- the queF gene encoding preQ(1) synthase, which translates into the protein MTDLSKPPLHLGQTSALPASPEAAVLDYVPNPRPGKPYLVRFTAPEFTSLCPVTGQPDFAHLVIDYAPGETIVESKSLKLFLGAFRNHAAFHEDCTVGIGERLFAEMNPVWLRIGGYWYPRGGIPIDVFWQSGEPPAGLWLPPQDVPGYRGRG
- the sseA gene encoding 3-mercaptopyruvate sulfurtransferase, coding for MTIFVTTAQLAGELGQAGLIILDATLFLPGSGRDARAEFEAAHIAGAAFLDLDTLADPDDPAPHMLPSDSMMTQRMQALGVHGDSRIVVYDNSPIRSAARAWWMIRAYGIGASLAILDGGLANWQAEGRPVESGAQASASGTAIAKLDRAQVRSKADILANLESGAAQVLDARGAGRFTGAEAEPRPGMASGHIPGSRNLPYSALFAADGSMKSGADLRALYEQAGIDLDRPIVTTCGSGVTAAILLAGLEHLGKGDVALYDGSWSEWGADKETPKATGEA
- the metC gene encoding cystathionine beta-lyase, yielding MSDEDKRRPLTKLAQAGRKPEWTGMPGQPGAIVSPPVWRASTILYDDVAHLRKAAGSSTHERLFYGRKGTPTAWSLADALTEMEPGAEGTMLFPSGVAAIACALMAVLKPGDRLLMADSAYDPTRNFCEQTLRGFGIETIYYDPQAVSLDVYLKDGPVRALFLESPGSLTFEVQDIPALTGWAKANGIVTLMDNTWATPLYFPALTHGVDISILACTKYIVGHSDVMMGSATATAQWFGRLRQTAYLFGQMVSPDDAWLAARGLRTLGVRLAQHRDSALAVARWLKDQPGVARVLHPALPDCPGHALWQRDFSGSTGLFGIVLEGGDEAARAALIDGLQHFGVGYSWGGFESLALPVDPARYRSATRWEAEGPVVRLHIGLEDPTDLIADLDAGLTRFRALRDGGRA
- a CDS encoding sterol desaturase family protein; its protein translation is MPPVALLLIFFATLAAMEGFAYVMHRWVMHGPGWFLHASHHRPRKGNWEANDLYFVIFALPSILLLLGGVQWGWGGWATAMGAGIAGYGAIYLGFHDIIVHQRIRNRYVARSRYMKRIVQAHRLHHAVETKEGTVSFGFLVAPHPTDLKRQLAENGRAGVRAARGANSVAADG